From the Brachyhypopomus gauderio isolate BG-103 chromosome 5, BGAUD_0.2, whole genome shotgun sequence genome, one window contains:
- the otud7a gene encoding LOW QUALITY PROTEIN: OTU domain-containing protein 7A (The sequence of the model RefSeq protein was modified relative to this genomic sequence to represent the inferred CDS: deleted 4 bases in 4 codons) — MTLDMDSVLSDFVRSTGAEPGLARDLLEGKNWDLCAALSDYEQLRQVHTANLPQVFNEGRYCKQRERSGTPQHLSKLDQCLQRQEETTQEKRLSRGISHASSAIMSLARMQVTGESAREQFPLDMPVSTFQLPDLSVYSEDFRTFIERDLIEQSTMVALEQAGEANWWSTMCTSCKKLLPLATTGDGNCLLHAASLGMWGFHDRDLVLRKSLYAMMKSGAEREALKRRWRWQQTQQNKEDWVYTEDEWEREWSELLKLASSEHAHTSARTEGPSGGVDNSEDPVYESLEEFHVFVLAHVLRRPIVVVADTILRDSGGEAFAPIPFGGLYLPLEVPANRCHCSPLVLAYDQAHFSALVSMEQRDQQREQAVIPLTDSEHKLLALHFAVDPGRDWEWGRDDNDNTKMANLILSLEAKLNLLHSYMNVTWIRIPSETRAPLAQPESPTASAGEDVQSLAESMDSDRESVCSNSNVNNGKAGKEKDKEKQRKEKEKEKEKEKEKEKARADSVANKLGSFSKTLGIKLKKNMGGLGGLVHGKISKSATANGRAVENGEQKPKKKDSKARKGSKEESGQSASTSSSEKATSPSPTERASGSSPGERQPGSGKNAGERTLDNWRYSTDVKLSLNILRAAMQGERKFIFAGLLLTSHRHQFHQEMITYYLSSAQERFSSEQEQKRKAEAERKPTANGAALKRAEPESSFPREPSDGSPAESCSPVPHASCAGHVPLPKTQGRNSPTLATLPTVTSSATPNSVPAPSSSPVPFSSPSNGAKRQGPVPVSAHYSHTPPVQRHSVVHLRNTQSSGYQGECYKPVVGTLKTCATYPQQNRSLSSQSYSPARMSGVRTVHTGQDAVPYSMPGEHKSHTYTNGFDAGDIQDCLEFADEEPSGHTWLSHERPKGPVYCFQQQRCKRENCSFYGRPETENYCSYCYREELKRREREGKVHRPG, encoded by the exons gTAAAAACTGGGACCTGTGTGCTGCTCTAAGTGACTATGAGCAGTTACGACAGGTCCACACTGCCAACCTGCCCCAGGTGTTCAACGAGGGTCGGTACTGCAAACAGCGGGAGCGCAGTGGAACCCCTCAGCACCTCAGCAAACTGGACCAGTGCCTGCAGAGGCAGGAGGAGACCACTCAGG AGAAGCGTCTCTCCCGGGGCATCTCGCACGCCAGCTCGGCCATCATGTCCCTGGCGCGGATGCAGGTGACGGGCGAGAGTGCCAGGGAGCAGTTCCCCCTGGACATGCCCGTCTCCACCTTCCAGCTGCCCGACCTCAGCGTCTACAGCGAAGACTTCCGCACCTTCATCGAGCGGGACCTCATCGAGCAGTCCACCATGGTGGCGCTGGAACAGGCAGGTGAGGC AAATTGGTGGTCCACCATGTGTACCAGCTGTAAG AAGCTGCTGCCTCTAGCGACTACAGGAGACGGCAACTGTCTGCTGCATGCGGCCTCCTTGG GCATGTGGGGCTTCCATGACAGAGACCTGGTGCTGAGGAAGAGTCTGTACGCTATGATGAAGAGCGGCGCTGAGAGAGAGGCCTTGAAGAGAAGGTGGAGGTGGCAGCAGACACAGCAAAACAAAGAG gACTGGGTATACACAGAAGATGAGTGGGAGAGGGAGTGGAGTGAGTTATTGAAGTTGGCCTCCAGTGAGCACGCACACACTTCAGCAAGAACGGAGGGTCCCAGCGGAGG TGTGGATAACTCGGAGGACCCCGTGTATGAGAGTCTGGAGGAGTTCCACGTGTTTGTTCTGGCCCATGTTCTGAGACGACCCATCGTGGTGGTGGCTGACACCATC CTGCGTGACTCCGGTGGAGAAG CGTTTGCCCCCATCCCCTTCGGAGGCCTCTACCTGCCCCTGGAG GTACCAGCCAACCGCTGCCACTGCTCCCCGCTGGTGCTGGCCTAC GACCAGGCCCACTTCTCCGCTTTAGTCTCAATGGAGCAGAGAGACCAGCAGAGAGAGCAAG CCGTAATCCCGCTGACAGACTCCGAGCACAAGCTGTTGGCGTTGCACTTTGCGGTGGACCCAGGCAGAGactgggagtgggggagggacGACAACGACAACACCAAAATGGCCAA TCTTATCCTGTCACTGGAAGCTAAGTTAAACCTTCTGCATAGTTATATGAATGTAACGTGGATCCGAATACCATCAGAGACGCGG GCTCCCCTCGCCCAGCCCGAGTCTCCCACCGCCTCGGCGGGCGAAGACGTGCAGTCGCTGGCAGAATCCATGGACTCGGACCGCGAGTCCGTCTGCAGCAACTCCAACGTCAACAACGGCAAGGCGGGCAAAGAGAAGGACAAAGAAAAGCAgcggaaggagaaggagaaagagaaggagaaagagaaggagaaagagaaggccCGCGCTGACTCGGTGGCCAACAAGCTGGGCAGCTTCAGCAAGACGTTGGGCATCAAGCTGAAGAAGAACATGGGTGGCCTGGGCGGCCTGGTGCACGGCAAGATCAGCAAGTCGGCCACCGCCAACGGGCGCGCCGTGGAGAACGGGGAGCAGAAACCCAAGAAGAAGGACTCCAAAGCACGCAAGGGAAGCAAAGAGGAGTCGGGCCAGTCGGCCAGCACGTCCTCCTCCGAGAAGGCGACCAGCCCCTCGCCTACGGAGAGAGCGTCGGGCAGCTCGCCCGGCGAGAGGCAGCCCGGCTCGGGCAAGAACGCGGGCGAGCGGACGCTGGACAACTGGAGGTACAGCACGGACGTCAAGTTGAGCCTGAACATACTGCGGGCGGCCATGCAGGGCGAGCGCAAGTTCATCTTCGCCGGGCTGCTGCTCACCAGCCACAGACACCAGTTCCACCAGGAGATGATCACCTACTACCTGAGCAGCGCGCAGGAGCGCTTCAGCAGCGAGCAGGAGCAGAAGAGGAAGGCGGAGGCCGAGAGGAAGCCGACGGCCAACGGCGCGGCGCTCAAAAGGGCGGAGCCCGAGAGCTCTTTCCCACGTGAGCCGTCCGACGGCTCGCCCGCGGAGAGCTGCTCGCCCGTCCCGCACGCGTCCTGCGCCGGTCACGTCCCTCTGCCCAAGACGCAAGGCAGGAACAGCCCCACGCTGGCCACCTTGCCCACCGTCACGTCGAGTGCCACGCCGAACTCGGTCCCCGCCCCGTCCTCCTCACCCGTCCCCTTCTCGTCCCCCAGCAATGGTGCTAAGAGACAAGGACCCGTCCCTGTGTCAGCCCACTACAGCCATACGCCGCCCGTCCAGAGACACAGCGTCGTCCACCTGCGGAACACACAGTCTTCCGGCTACCAGGGTGAGTGCTACAAGCCGGTGGTGGGGACGCTGAAGACGTGCGCTACATACCCCCAACAGAACCGCTCCCTCTCGTCTCAAAGCTATAGCCCAGCTCGTATGTCCGGGGTCCGCACCGTCCACACCGGGCAGGACGCCGTGCCCTACAGCATGCCCGGTGAGCACAAGTCCCACACCTACACTAACGGCTTTGATGCCGGCGACATCCAGGACTGCCTGGAGTTTGCCGACGAGGAGCCGTCGGGCCACACCTGGCTGAGTCACGAGCGGCCCAAAGGCCCAGTGTACTGCTTCCAGCAGCAGCGTTGCAAGAGGGAGAACTGCTCCTTCTACGGGCGGCCCGAAACTGAGAACTACTGTTCCTACTGCTACAGAGAAGAGCTGAAACGCAGGGAGAGAGAAGGCAAAGTCCACCGGCCCGGATAG